One Calditrichia bacterium DNA window includes the following coding sequences:
- the secD gene encoding protein translocase subunit SecD has product MSPKILWKGILIVLVFVLFGYFLYPTIQFNSMSLEQRKTMEREDPAGYRELAKKSIKLGLDLQGGMRLVLEVDTKELLNKLAQNKDSRFTAALDAAATAAAESDKNLVDQLDARIREAGGNIGLYFSTREVRERDEIITYLKQQVDESIDRSLEVLRNRVDEFGVSEPIIQKQGDNRIIVELAGVTDRQQAINLVGKTAKLEFSIVKDLDVAQRTAAKINEYLLGQAAANDTTGGEAVAEEVKDSTTVSAEELFGANTDSASADSGEAVSSENDPLFLLYAGGIAIRQQDIQRFEQALKDPKVQQIIQRESQNGRFLLETVSDSRLRTGDENDILQTYLVNNTAALTGETIIDAKSEPAPMDDAANFGRYQASITFNKEGTRAFAAVTGANEGKRMAIILDDKVRSAPNIQEKIRQGRARITGLDSNDEARVLSSVLKAGSLPTPLDIIEERTVGPSLGKDSIEKGTLSTVLGLVLVAFFMIIYYKFSGVVANVALILNVFILLGFMSSLHATLTLPGIAGIILTIGMAVDANVLIFERIREELDGGKSTWAALDTGYGRAFVTILDANITTFIAAVVLYNFGTGPVRGFATTLMIGIGASMFTAIFVTRTIFDFLLSKRIIKEISI; this is encoded by the coding sequence ATGTCACCTAAAATATTGTGGAAAGGCATTTTAATAGTTCTTGTTTTTGTCCTGTTTGGCTATTTCCTCTACCCGACTATCCAATTCAACAGCATGTCTTTGGAACAACGTAAAACCATGGAACGCGAAGATCCGGCAGGCTACAGGGAATTGGCAAAAAAATCCATCAAACTCGGATTGGATTTGCAGGGTGGAATGCGATTGGTATTGGAAGTGGACACCAAAGAATTATTGAATAAATTAGCCCAGAACAAAGATTCACGTTTTACCGCAGCGTTGGATGCTGCAGCCACCGCTGCTGCAGAATCAGATAAAAACCTGGTTGATCAGCTCGATGCCAGAATTCGGGAAGCCGGCGGAAATATCGGGTTATATTTCAGCACCCGCGAAGTGCGCGAGCGTGACGAAATCATCACCTATTTGAAACAACAAGTTGACGAATCTATCGACCGTTCGCTGGAAGTGCTCCGCAACCGCGTGGATGAGTTCGGCGTTTCCGAACCGATCATCCAAAAGCAGGGCGATAACCGTATAATTGTGGAATTGGCCGGCGTTACCGATCGCCAGCAGGCGATTAACCTCGTCGGGAAAACCGCAAAGCTGGAATTCAGCATCGTAAAAGATCTGGATGTCGCTCAGCGAACCGCAGCAAAAATCAACGAATATTTGTTGGGACAAGCTGCCGCAAACGACACAACCGGCGGCGAAGCTGTTGCGGAAGAAGTCAAAGACAGCACAACCGTCAGCGCGGAAGAACTGTTTGGCGCAAATACAGACAGTGCATCGGCCGATTCCGGCGAAGCTGTTTCTTCCGAAAACGATCCGCTGTTTTTGCTGTATGCCGGCGGTATCGCCATTCGCCAGCAAGATATTCAGCGGTTCGAACAAGCTTTGAAAGATCCGAAAGTTCAGCAAATCATTCAGCGCGAATCGCAAAACGGTCGTTTCCTGCTGGAAACGGTGAGCGATTCCCGGTTACGCACCGGCGATGAAAATGATATTTTGCAAACATACCTGGTCAACAACACCGCAGCGTTGACCGGCGAAACCATCATCGATGCCAAATCCGAACCGGCACCGATGGACGATGCAGCCAACTTTGGTCGCTATCAGGCCAGCATCACCTTTAATAAAGAAGGCACCCGGGCATTTGCTGCCGTTACCGGCGCAAACGAAGGCAAACGGATGGCCATTATTTTGGATGACAAAGTGCGCTCCGCACCCAATATTCAGGAAAAAATTCGTCAGGGACGCGCCCGGATTACCGGACTGGATTCCAACGATGAAGCGCGGGTATTGTCTTCCGTGCTGAAAGCCGGTTCGTTACCCACGCCGCTGGATATTATTGAAGAACGTACCGTCGGCCCGTCCCTCGGTAAAGACTCGATCGAAAAAGGAACCCTCTCAACGGTTCTCGGTCTTGTGCTGGTCGCCTTTTTTATGATTATTTATTACAAATTCTCCGGCGTAGTAGCCAATGTTGCACTCATTTTAAACGTATTTATTCTGCTCGGATTTATGTCCAGCTTGCATGCCACGCTCACGTTGCCCGGTATTGCCGGTATCATTTTGACAATTGGTATGGCGGTGGATGCAAACGTGCTGATTTTCGAGCGTATTCGCGAAGAACTGGATGGCGGAAAATCGACCTGGGCCGCGCTGGATACCGGCTACGGTCGCGCTTTTGTGACCATTTTGGATGCTAACATTACCACTTTTATTGCTGCGGTTGTGCTGTATAACTTCGGAACCGGACCGGTTCGCGGATTTGCAACCACACTGATGATCGGTATCGGCGCCAGTATGTTCACAGCCATTTTCGTGACCCGCACCATCTTCGATTTCCTGTTATCCAAACGAATCATTAAAGAAATCAGTATTTAA